The Bacteroides sp. AN502(2024) genome includes the window TCTCAACATCAGGTGATTGTTTTTTAGCGAATGACAGCAAATCAACCTTTCCGTTTTCGCGAATGAGCACTTTAGCTTTGATTGTGCGAAAGCCGTACTCTTTGCAGTGTTTGGTTTCTACTTTATCAATCCAGAAGATGGCAGTGGCCTTGACCGTATCTACCGCACAATCCTCTATGTCGTCAATTTTTGCAGTTTCAGCTATAACGGCTTCGGTGTTATCACTCTTTTTGAGTTGGCAAGAGAATATCACAACTAATAGGAACAGTAGGAACAGATTTGTTTTCATGGTATTTATTATTTATATGGGATAAAAGTACAGAATTTAAATAAATAACGGATACTTTAGACCGAGTTTTATCATTTGTTTTTATTTCGAAACGTAG containing:
- a CDS encoding DUF4891 domain-containing protein, whose translation is MKTNLFLLFLLVVIFSCQLKKSDNTEAVIAETAKIDDIEDCAVDTVKATAIFWIDKVETKHCKEYGFRTIKAKVLIRENGKVDLLSFAKKQSPDVEKYIRHHLSKFQVTEKMFKGEYVQPGEQFVQLRCLWGMLKGK